One Lycium barbarum isolate Lr01 chromosome 5, ASM1917538v2, whole genome shotgun sequence genomic window carries:
- the LOC132641727 gene encoding LEAF RUST 10 DISEASE-RESISTANCE LOCUS RECEPTOR-LIKE PROTEIN KINASE-like 1.1 isoform X1, translating into MAITSFVSFLLSLLLILVQAKGNNDSTCPKSFACGNFTDLSFPFYLSTQPDCGIISMSSCDAKPFPKIRLLPEEDWYYVTGRLFDYTVFLVDPKLQTVLRKNKCQAFKKNISLLDSPSVSFKILPLSMRDFYRCNSTGSTPKYDQFSGYKRYNNCKGFSIYYNLPGDDEKVIPAVNLTANCSLLQLPIRPTLDGNFFSPGFLVEWKLSDDCNKCHYSGGQCQTDKTNKFYCHKDAATTRRSMVGLILGSGFGGGGLAMITCLIVYFIWCYKKRKFSPSHFLSTKKFSDIFKHDAEGCNVYFGVSVFSYSELAEATNDFNSSRILGDGGFGTVYYGKLKDGREVAVKRLYEHNCKRIQQFVNEIEILSRLRHNNLVTLYGCTSRRSRELLLVYEYIPNGTLADHLHGDGMKDRSLAWPIRMNIAIETAGALAYLHASDIIHCDVKTNNILLDHNFGVKVADFGISRLFPNDVSHISTAPRGTPGYIDPKYHECYQLTSKSDVYSFGVVLVELISSMPAVDMNRKSQEINLANFAINNIIKSAFNEFIDPSLGFNSDTKIWEMTTSVAELAFLCLQTDRDMRPTMVEVLDTLKEIQTSNFDNEKRSKSNLHGCETIIVAAPSPNSVTDKWITCSSIPNSK; encoded by the exons ATGGCTATCACTTCATTTGTAAGCTTCCTTCTATCTCTTCTTCTAATCTTAGTTCAGGCAAAGGGAAACAATGATTCAACTTGTCCAAAGTCCTTTGCATGTGGAAATTTTACTGACTTGAGCTTTCCTTTCTATCTTTCTACACAACCTGACTGTGGAATTATTTCTATGTCTAGTTGTGATGCTAAACCATTTCCGAAAATCCGACTGCTTCCTGAAGAAGATTGGTACTATGTTACAGGCAGGCTGTTTGATTATACAGTTTTTCTTGTAGATCCGAAGCTTCAAACTGTATTGAGGAAAAACAAgtgccaagcttttaaaaaaaatatctcccTTCTAGATTCTCCTTCTGTTTCTTTCAAAATTCTCCCTCTGAGTATGCGCGACTTCTACAGATGCAATAGCACTGGTAGTACCCCGAAGTACGACCAATTTTCTGGTTATAAAAGGTACAATAATTGTAAAGGCTTTAGCATATACTACAATCTTCCGGGAGATGATGAAAAAGTCATTCCAGCAGTCAATCTTACTGCCAATTGTTCACTTCTCCAGCTGCCAATTCGTCCAACATTAGATGGCAACTTTTTTAGTCCTGGATTTCTAGTAGAATGGAAACTCTCTGATGACTGTAACAAATGTCACTATAGTGGAGGTCAATGCCAGACTGATAAAACCAACAAATTTTATTGTCACAAAG ATGCAGCAACGACTAGAAGAAGTATGGTGGGGCTGATTCTAGGTTCAG GTTTTGGTGGAGGCGGGTTGGCGATGATAACTTGTTTAATTGTCTACTTTATTTGGTGTTACAAGAAGAGGAAATTTAGTCCGTCCCATTTCctctcaacaaagaaattctccGATATATTTAAACATGATGCCGAGGGATGCAATGTATATTTTGGTGTCTCAGTCTTCTCGTATTCAGAACTTGCAGAAGCCACAAATGATTTCAATTCCTCTAGAATTCTTGGAGATGGAGGTTTCGGAACTGTTTACTATG GAAAACTTAAGGATGGAAGAGAGGTTGCTGTGAAGCGCCTTTACGAGCACAACTGCAAACGAATACAGCAGTTTGTAAATGAAATTGAGATCCTTAGTAGACTAAGGCACAACAATCTTGTCACACTTTACGGCTGCACTTCAAGGCGAAGCCGTGAGCTACTCCTTGTCTATGAATACATTCCTAATGGAACTCTTGCTGACCACCTCCATGGTGACGGCATGAAGGACAGATCACTCGCATGGCCAATCCGCATGAACATTGCCATAGAAACTGCTGGTGCATTGGCTTACCTACACGCTTCTGACATAATACATTGCGATGTGAAGACTAATAACATACTCCTTGATCACAACTTTGGTGTTAAAGTTGCAGATTTTGGGATTTCAAGGCTCTTCCCAAATGATGTCTCTCATATTTCAACTGCACCCCGGGGGACCCCTGGCTATATCGATCCAAAGTATCACGAATGTTACCAGCTGACTAGTAAAAGCGACGTCTATAGCTTCGGGGTTGTCCTTGTTGAACTCATTTCATCAATGCCAGCTGTGGATATGAATAGGAAAAGTCAAGAGATTAATTTGGCTAACTTTGCAAtaaacaatatcataaaatctGCATTTAACGAGTTCATCGATCCATCCCTGGGGTTCAATTCAGATACCAAAATTTGGGAAATGACTACTTCAGTGGCAGAGCTGGCTTTTCTGTGCTTGCAGACAGATAGGGACATGAGGCCTACTATGGTTGAAGTTTTGGATACTCTAAAAGAGATTCAAACTAGTAACTTTGATAATGAGAAGAGATCCAAGTCTAATCTCCATGGCTGTGAAACTATAATAGTAGCAGCTCCTTCACCAAATTCTGTGACTGATAAATGGATAACTTGCTCTAGTATACCTAATTCAAAGTAG
- the LOC132641727 gene encoding LEAF RUST 10 DISEASE-RESISTANCE LOCUS RECEPTOR-LIKE PROTEIN KINASE-like 1.1 isoform X2, translated as MAITSFVSFLLSLLLILVQAKGNNDSTCPKSFACGNFTDLSFPFYLSTQPDCGIISMSSCDAKPFPKIRLLPEEDWYYVTGRLFDYTVFLVDPKLQTVLRKNKCQAFKKNISLLDSPSVSFKILPLSMRDFYRCNSTGSTPKYDQFSGYKRYNNCKGFSIYYNLPGDDEKVIPAVNLTANCSLLQLPIRPTLDGNFFSPGFLVEWKLSDDCNKCHYSGGQCQTDKTNKFYCHKDAATTRRSMVGLILGSELAEATNDFNSSRILGDGGFGTVYYGKLKDGREVAVKRLYEHNCKRIQQFVNEIEILSRLRHNNLVTLYGCTSRRSRELLLVYEYIPNGTLADHLHGDGMKDRSLAWPIRMNIAIETAGALAYLHASDIIHCDVKTNNILLDHNFGVKVADFGISRLFPNDVSHISTAPRGTPGYIDPKYHECYQLTSKSDVYSFGVVLVELISSMPAVDMNRKSQEINLANFAINNIIKSAFNEFIDPSLGFNSDTKIWEMTTSVAELAFLCLQTDRDMRPTMVEVLDTLKEIQTSNFDNEKRSKSNLHGCETIIVAAPSPNSVTDKWITCSSIPNSK; from the exons ATGGCTATCACTTCATTTGTAAGCTTCCTTCTATCTCTTCTTCTAATCTTAGTTCAGGCAAAGGGAAACAATGATTCAACTTGTCCAAAGTCCTTTGCATGTGGAAATTTTACTGACTTGAGCTTTCCTTTCTATCTTTCTACACAACCTGACTGTGGAATTATTTCTATGTCTAGTTGTGATGCTAAACCATTTCCGAAAATCCGACTGCTTCCTGAAGAAGATTGGTACTATGTTACAGGCAGGCTGTTTGATTATACAGTTTTTCTTGTAGATCCGAAGCTTCAAACTGTATTGAGGAAAAACAAgtgccaagcttttaaaaaaaatatctcccTTCTAGATTCTCCTTCTGTTTCTTTCAAAATTCTCCCTCTGAGTATGCGCGACTTCTACAGATGCAATAGCACTGGTAGTACCCCGAAGTACGACCAATTTTCTGGTTATAAAAGGTACAATAATTGTAAAGGCTTTAGCATATACTACAATCTTCCGGGAGATGATGAAAAAGTCATTCCAGCAGTCAATCTTACTGCCAATTGTTCACTTCTCCAGCTGCCAATTCGTCCAACATTAGATGGCAACTTTTTTAGTCCTGGATTTCTAGTAGAATGGAAACTCTCTGATGACTGTAACAAATGTCACTATAGTGGAGGTCAATGCCAGACTGATAAAACCAACAAATTTTATTGTCACAAAG ATGCAGCAACGACTAGAAGAAGTATGGTGGGGCTGATTCTAGGTTCAG AACTTGCAGAAGCCACAAATGATTTCAATTCCTCTAGAATTCTTGGAGATGGAGGTTTCGGAACTGTTTACTATG GAAAACTTAAGGATGGAAGAGAGGTTGCTGTGAAGCGCCTTTACGAGCACAACTGCAAACGAATACAGCAGTTTGTAAATGAAATTGAGATCCTTAGTAGACTAAGGCACAACAATCTTGTCACACTTTACGGCTGCACTTCAAGGCGAAGCCGTGAGCTACTCCTTGTCTATGAATACATTCCTAATGGAACTCTTGCTGACCACCTCCATGGTGACGGCATGAAGGACAGATCACTCGCATGGCCAATCCGCATGAACATTGCCATAGAAACTGCTGGTGCATTGGCTTACCTACACGCTTCTGACATAATACATTGCGATGTGAAGACTAATAACATACTCCTTGATCACAACTTTGGTGTTAAAGTTGCAGATTTTGGGATTTCAAGGCTCTTCCCAAATGATGTCTCTCATATTTCAACTGCACCCCGGGGGACCCCTGGCTATATCGATCCAAAGTATCACGAATGTTACCAGCTGACTAGTAAAAGCGACGTCTATAGCTTCGGGGTTGTCCTTGTTGAACTCATTTCATCAATGCCAGCTGTGGATATGAATAGGAAAAGTCAAGAGATTAATTTGGCTAACTTTGCAAtaaacaatatcataaaatctGCATTTAACGAGTTCATCGATCCATCCCTGGGGTTCAATTCAGATACCAAAATTTGGGAAATGACTACTTCAGTGGCAGAGCTGGCTTTTCTGTGCTTGCAGACAGATAGGGACATGAGGCCTACTATGGTTGAAGTTTTGGATACTCTAAAAGAGATTCAAACTAGTAACTTTGATAATGAGAAGAGATCCAAGTCTAATCTCCATGGCTGTGAAACTATAATAGTAGCAGCTCCTTCACCAAATTCTGTGACTGATAAATGGATAACTTGCTCTAGTATACCTAATTCAAAGTAG